The DNA segment CTCAAGCACTTGCGCCAGGACGATCTGCTGGGCCTGGAAGGCCCGTACTTCGGCATCGGTGTACAACTGCTCAGGGACCTCCCCAGCCTGGCCCGCCTCGAATACCCCTTGCAGGCCATGGCCCACGGCACTGACCTGCGCCTCGGTTGCAAAGGCCAGACTCGACAGCCGACCGACCACTCGCTGCACCAGTGGGTCATCGCTTGGCTTCGATTGGCCGGGTACGCCGAAGGCGCGGGTTCGGCCCTGGACGAAGGCAACTGCGTCGGCCAGCACGGCACGGGCGATGCCGGCCAGGGTGGCCAGGTGCACCACCTGATAGAACGCGGTCAAGTAGGATTCGGCGCGCAACTCGCCCTTGGCGAAGCGCCGCAGCACATGCCGCTGCGGCACCGCCACCTGGCGAAAACGGGTGGTGCCGCTGCCGGTCAGGCGCTGGCCAAAACCATCCCAGTCGTCCACCACCTCGACCCCAGGAGCGCGGGTTGGCACGGCCAGGCTGACGAATTCGTCGCCGTGGTTGGCCACCGCCGCGACCCAATCGGCATACAGGGTGCCAGTGCAGTAATACTTCTCGCCGTCGAGGCGGTAATCGCCCTCTTCACCCTTGGCCAGTTGCACGGTATTGCCGGTGCTGTCAGTGCGCTCAGCCATGGCCGCGCCCCACAGCTCGCCTGCCACGACCCGGGCGAACCAGTAGTCCTGCGACGCAGCATCGTTGGACGACAGCCGCCCTTCGACGAAACCGAAATGCGCCCGCAGGATCTGCGGCAGGTTGGAGTCTGCCTGGCCCAGGCGCACCAGCTGGCGCAGCAGTTGCGCCAGGCTGGCACCCAACCCGCCATGGCTTTGCGGCACACGCAGCGCGCCGAAACCGGCCTCGCGCAGCCACGCCACCGGCTCATGGGCCAGCGTGCGATGCTGTTCGCGCTCAACCGCGCCAGCGGCGATACGGGTAAAGATTGGCGCGAAACGGGCATCGAGTTCGGCGTCGGTAATGCTTGCTTGTTGACTCATGTGGGTTCCTTTCACGGGGATTTCAGTTGTGCGCGGTGCGCGGGTCGATGGCCTGGGTCAGTACATCCACCACCAGGTTGACCAGCACGTAGATGGCGGCGGCCAGCAGGGTCACGCCGAGCACCAGTGGCACGTCCTTGTTGGCCGTTGCGTCGAGCATCAGCCGGCCAATGCCTTGGCGGCCGAACAGCAGTTCAAGCACCACGGCGCCGCCCAGCAGGCTGGCGAACACATAGCCGGCCAGGGTCACCAGCGGCACCAGGGCATGGCGCAAGGCATGGCGCAGGCGGACACCGGTGTCGGACATGCCGCGCGCGCGGGCTTGGGTGATGAAGGGTTGTTCCAGCACCTGCTCAAGCGACTGGCGCAGCACCTGGGCCAGCACTGCCGCCACCGGCAAGCCCAGGGCCAGGCTTGGCAGCACCAGCGACTGCCAGCCACGCGAGCCCGATGGCGGCAACAGGTGGAAGTAGAAGGCGAAGGCCAGCAACAGCACGGTGCCGATGACAAAGTTCGGCGCTGCCGACAGCACCAACTCGATGCCCGACACCAACGCCCGCAGGCGCCGCCCACGGTTGGCAGTCAGCAGCGCCGAAGTCAGCGCGAGCAGCACCGCCAGGACTGCCGCGCTACTGGCCAGGGCCAAGGTCGCGCCCAGTTGCTCGCCAATCGCCTGGCCGACCGGTATGCGCAGGCG comes from the Pseudomonas urmiensis genome and includes:
- a CDS encoding acyl-CoA dehydrogenase family protein, whose protein sequence is MSQQASITDAELDARFAPIFTRIAAGAVEREQHRTLAHEPVAWLREAGFGALRVPQSHGGLGASLAQLLRQLVRLGQADSNLPQILRAHFGFVEGRLSSNDAASQDYWFARVVAGELWGAAMAERTDSTGNTVQLAKGEEGDYRLDGEKYYCTGTLYADWVAAVANHGDEFVSLAVPTRAPGVEVVDDWDGFGQRLTGSGTTRFRQVAVPQRHVLRRFAKGELRAESYLTAFYQVVHLATLAGIARAVLADAVAFVQGRTRAFGVPGQSKPSDDPLVQRVVGRLSSLAFATEAQVSAVGHGLQGVFEAGQAGEVPEQLYTDAEVRAFQAQQIVLAQVLEATTLLFEVGGASATSNARRLDRHWRNARTLASHNPAIYREQALGDYYLNGVSPAAAWRAKQAAASAGQGAGDEASAV
- a CDS encoding ABC transporter permease, encoding MKLLALVLRRLRDGLIVLWAAASLTFLGMQHSGGDTALAILGGPDAMPTPQMLAQVRAEYGLDQPLWQQYGNYLARLAQGDLGESYRLRIPVGQAIGEQLGATLALASSAAVLAVLLALTSALLTANRGRRLRALVSGIELVLSAAPNFVIGTVLLLAFAFYFHLLPPSGSRGWQSLVLPSLALGLPVAAVLAQVLRQSLEQVLEQPFITQARARGMSDTGVRLRHALRHALVPLVTLAGYVFASLLGGAVVLELLFGRQGIGRLMLDATANKDVPLVLGVTLLAAAIYVLVNLVVDVLTQAIDPRTAHN